In Mycolicibacterium nivoides, the DNA window ACCCAACATCGTCACCGCCGCCTTGGAGGCGCAGTACTGGCTGATGCTCCGGCATGGCCAGAAAGCGTTGTTCGAGGCGATCAAGATCGCCGATCCGCCTCCCCCAGCGGCAATCCTGTTGCGCGCGAACGCACGCAGAGCCCGAACCGAGCCCATCAGATTGATGTCGAGCACCGTGTTCCAGTCCTCGTCACTGGAATCCACCAAGTACTCACCAGCGCAGATGCCCGCCGAGTTGACCAGCGCCACCGCGTCGGGATGTGAATTCACCCATGCGTCGACTGCAGCAGTGTCACGTACATCAACGACAGTGCCCACCCCACCCACTTGCGCGGCCACCTGCTCCACTGCGACGTCCCGGTCGGCAAGAGCCAGCCGCCAACCTGCCTGCGCGAGGGCCTTCGCGGCCGCTCGACCGATTCCTGAAGCGGCGCCCGTGATGAGCGCGAGTTGACCGGTCATGAATGAGAACTCCTTTGATCGCGATGGACAACCAGAGAGATACTATATGATGATGATAATGAAAGCTACTGTGACTATGCATAGAAGGCGAGGCCAAAAATGGCACTGAAGTCCTTGGCCAACAACGGAACAGGCGCGGGAGCCGCCCCGCCGGAC includes these proteins:
- a CDS encoding SDR family NAD(P)-dependent oxidoreductase gives rise to the protein MTGQLALITGAASGIGRAAAKALAQAGWRLALADRDVAVEQVAAQVGGVGTVVDVRDTAAVDAWVNSHPDAVALVNSAGICAGEYLVDSSDEDWNTVLDINLMGSVRALRAFARNRIAAGGGGSAILIASNNAFWPCRSISQYCASKAAVTMLGKTAASELGEHDIRVNIVAPGETDTPMTHEALQDADEMREIVRRTPLGRIGHASDIGSAVRMLLSTDAAWITGQLISVDGGISLRGESDLNPVHQEG